One Patescibacteria group bacterium genomic window, AGGAATATAAACATTGGAAGCTTTTGGTAAGAAAAGAACAGCTTAAATTGGGTAGTTGCGTTGCTATTACTAAACGTCATATGGCATCTTTTTCTGAGATTACGGATGAAGAAATGAAAGAATATGCCAAAGTGGTTCGCGATATTGAGAAAGCTTTGAAGAAAAGTTTCCAATATGATGTTATACATCATCTTCTGATAATGTTTTTTGATAAACATACTCATTTTCACATTATCCCTCGTTATAGAAAACCTCGAAACTTTGCTGGTATAGAATGGATAGATAATTTTCATCCAGATCCTTTAATTCAAAAACGCGAACATGTTTCTCAGGAAACTCTTAATCAGATTAAAGAAGAAATTAAAAATAATATATAATCACTGTTAAGAATAAAATATGAATAATATAAATAAAAAGCCAACAGCCGGGACTGGCGTGATAATTCTTAAAGACAATAAGGTTTTGCTTGGGAAGAGAAACGAGGATCCTGAAAAGGCTGATAGTTTGCTTCATGGAGAGGGAACCTGGACATTGCCAGGAGGAAAGCTTGATTTCAGAGAAGATATACTGAATTGTGCGTGGAGAGAAACATATGAGGAAACAGGCATAAAAATAAATAAGGGGAAGCTGAAATTAATAAGCGTAACAAATGATGTGGTAGAAGATGCTCACTTTGTTACGATTGGTTTTGTTTGTGATGATTTTGAGGGGGAAGCTAGGGTTATGGAGCCAGATATCACTGAATGGCAATGGTTTGAATTAGATAATTTACCACGTCCTATGTTTTTCCCAAGTGAGAAGATGATAAAAAATTTTATTAATAAAGAAAACAAGTTTTAACATTTCTAAACCTTTGACGTCCAAAAATCCCGAGCTTTGCTCGGGATTTTTTCTATTGAAAAATTTTGGGAAATGGGGTAATATAATAGATAGTTAGTTTTGCTCTTTGAAATTTTGAAGAAATTTTGAAAGGAATAGAAATGAAAAAGATAGACAGCAGAAAAGACAAAATTCTTATTGTATTAGCAGTATATACAATAGGTACTCTTCTTGGAGTATTGGTACTTTTTTTAAGAATAATTAGAGTAATTAGAGTTTTGAACTGGGATCGTTTTCCAAAATATCACCGAAACCTAGAATTATTTAAACATGGACTAATTGTAGTTTCTAATCATCCTTCTTTGTTAGAACCGTTATTAGTCTCAGCTTTATTTTTTGGCCAATATATAACTCATCCGTTTAAGCTTTCTCCTTGGAATATTGCTGAGGTAAGAAATTACAAAAAATGGTATTGGCAATGGGCAAGCACTCGAATAATTTGGGTTGATAGAAAAAATTCAGAAAAAGCCAAGCAAACTTTTATTAAGGTAAAAAATACTGTTAATTCGGGAGGACTTGTTGTTATTTTTCCAGAAGGAGGAAGGACATTCAAAAGAGAAAAATTATATAGCAGAACAGGCAATAAACAAATTGCAATTCTGCAGGAAGGAATTGGTTTATTGATTAGAAAAACAGATGCTCCAGTTCTTTTTATTTGGGTAGAAGGGAGCGATGAATTTTTCCCAAATACAATCTGGATTGAAGGAAAGAGAAATAAATTCCCATTTCCAAGATTTTGGAAAAAGATAACTATAAAAATAGGACAGATTGTAAGGTTTGAAAAAGTAAGTAAAGAAGAAATTACTCAACAAGTTGCAGCTCATCTTTTGAAATTAGCAGATGAAGAAGAGTAGT contains:
- a CDS encoding NUDIX domain-containing protein translates to MNKKPTAGTGVIILKDNKVLLGKRNEDPEKADSLLHGEGTWTLPGGKLDFREDILNCAWRETYEETGIKINKGKLKLISVTNDVVEDAHFVTIGFVCDDFEGEARVMEPDITEWQWFELDNLPRPMFFPSEKMIKNFINKENKF
- a CDS encoding 1-acyl-sn-glycerol-3-phosphate acyltransferase; this encodes MKKIDSRKDKILIVLAVYTIGTLLGVLVLFLRIIRVIRVLNWDRFPKYHRNLELFKHGLIVVSNHPSLLEPLLVSALFFGQYITHPFKLSPWNIAEVRNYKKWYWQWASTRIIWVDRKNSEKAKQTFIKVKNTVNSGGLVVIFPEGGRTFKREKLYSRTGNKQIAILQEGIGLLIRKTDAPVLFIWVEGSDEFFPNTIWIEGKRNKFPFPRFWKKITIKIGQIVRFEKVSKEEITQQVAAHLLKLADEEE
- a CDS encoding HIT family protein; the protein is MACCSIWEKFDEKNNLIKEYKHWKLLVRKEQLKLGSCVAITKRHMASFSEITDEEMKEYAKVVRDIEKALKKSFQYDVIHHLLIMFFDKHTHFHIIPRYRKPRNFAGIEWIDNFHPDPLIQKREHVSQETLNQIKEEIKNNI